One genomic segment of Corynebacterium durum includes these proteins:
- a CDS encoding ABC transporter ATP-binding protein — MKLTLVDIIPRIKRMLKEQRLINTTIWFSIAAGLIEGVALCLLLPCVTALANNEPVWGLGVWGWVIVLSILAVVSAIVGYVQSLRGYQTALDFLVNVHKKVGDQVSSLPLGWFNRPLAGLLSRLVANELVMTGEIIAHMLSPIIQRVTASIVLLVFAWTWDWHLGLACTISIPVFLLLVLCTTGLINKGKSIGEPTEVELSNRLVEFTHCQAALRSCGRSTHYSKLDDANATWLKAKRRKLWYEIAGNLLGGAFTQVVIVTLISLAANLAVGGTLEPVATIAFIGLCLRFTHTLVGITETAASLEERRSALDSIDDVLTAQPLPEPTESTAQPTPGTIDFKDVTFGYGSDKTVLNGVTFHVPNRSMVALVGPSGCGKTTVARLVSRFYDVDSGAVKVGGLDVREQTTFTLMKSLSMVFQDVYLFDDTLEANIRIGNPNASDEEVHEAARLAGVTEIVQRLPRGWKTSVGEGGRALSGGERQRVSIARKAPIVLLDEATSALDPENETNIVAAVDKLRENATVLVIAHKLDTIKKADTIVQFRADGTIEDIGTHSELFERGGTYRAFWDTRAAAQGWQLT, encoded by the coding sequence ATGAAACTCACACTTGTAGACATCATTCCCCGCATCAAAAGGATGCTTAAAGAACAGCGTCTGATCAACACCACCATCTGGTTCAGCATTGCTGCTGGACTCATCGAAGGTGTTGCCCTATGCCTGTTGCTACCTTGCGTCACTGCTCTGGCCAACAACGAACCGGTATGGGGGCTTGGGGTGTGGGGTTGGGTGATTGTACTCAGCATCCTCGCCGTAGTCAGTGCCATTGTGGGATATGTACAAAGCCTGCGGGGCTACCAAACGGCCCTAGACTTCCTGGTTAATGTGCACAAAAAAGTTGGTGACCAGGTGTCATCGCTCCCACTTGGCTGGTTTAACCGTCCCCTTGCTGGATTGCTGTCCCGACTGGTAGCCAACGAACTCGTCATGACCGGCGAAATCATCGCCCACATGCTCTCTCCCATTATTCAGCGTGTCACCGCCAGTATTGTGCTGCTAGTATTCGCTTGGACGTGGGACTGGCATCTTGGTCTTGCCTGCACCATCTCTATACCCGTATTCCTGCTGCTTGTGCTGTGTACCACTGGGCTGATCAATAAAGGGAAGAGCATTGGTGAACCCACTGAAGTGGAACTCAGCAACCGCCTTGTCGAATTCACACATTGCCAAGCCGCGCTGCGCTCCTGTGGACGCAGCACCCACTACAGCAAACTCGACGATGCCAACGCCACATGGCTTAAAGCAAAACGCAGGAAGCTCTGGTACGAAATTGCTGGTAACCTGCTCGGCGGTGCCTTCACGCAAGTGGTGATCGTTACACTGATCAGCCTTGCCGCAAACCTCGCCGTTGGAGGAACCCTCGAACCAGTCGCCACCATCGCGTTCATCGGGCTGTGCCTCCGTTTTACCCATACGCTCGTGGGCATCACCGAAACCGCTGCTAGCCTTGAAGAACGACGCTCCGCCCTCGACTCCATTGACGACGTCCTGACCGCCCAGCCCCTGCCCGAACCTACGGAATCCACGGCACAACCCACGCCCGGGACCATTGATTTTAAGGACGTGACTTTCGGTTACGGGTCGGACAAAACTGTGCTGAACGGTGTGACCTTCCACGTGCCCAACCGCAGCATGGTGGCACTGGTCGGGCCGTCCGGCTGCGGTAAAACCACTGTGGCCAGGCTGGTCAGCCGCTTCTACGACGTTGATAGTGGTGCGGTGAAGGTTGGTGGGCTTGATGTGCGGGAACAAACAACATTCACGTTGATGAAAAGCCTCTCCATGGTGTTCCAAGACGTTTATCTCTTCGACGACACCCTTGAAGCTAACATCCGCATCGGTAACCCGAACGCTTCCGATGAGGAAGTCCACGAAGCAGCCCGTTTGGCAGGCGTGACCGAAATCGTGCAGCGTCTACCGCGTGGCTGGAAAACCTCCGTGGGCGAAGGCGGACGGGCACTATCCGGGGGTGAACGCCAACGCGTCTCCATCGCGCGTAAAGCACCCATTGTGCTGCTTGATGAGGCCACATCGGCGCTGGACCCGGAAAATGAAACAAATATTGTCGCGGCTGTCGATAAGTTGCGTGAAAACGCAACAGTGCTGGTGATAGCGCACAAACTGGACACCATCAAGAAAGCCGACACCATCGTCCAATTTCGGGCAGACGGCACCATCGAAGACATCGGAACCCACTCCGAACTCTTCGAACGAGGCGGAACCTACCGGGCATTCTGGGACACCCGCGCGGCTGCGCAGGGCTGGCAACTAACGTAG
- a CDS encoding Dyp-type peroxidase, producing the protein MTHQSGITALGTTDHVYLELDLVEGKDPKEAIGSLAATINLPTTVGANAVVGVRPELWAKVSDAQHVPNDVHGFNEPLKGTDGYEMPATQHDAWVWVASFSRSQAFEVSSYVLKQLKGYFKLADETVGWAYELNRDLTGFEDGTENPGALEAPGLVGVPTGQPGAGSSVLLFQKWSHRIREWSNLSVDRQQDVIGRTKQDSVELPDDVKPDSSHVSRTVVEKDGEEQDVFRRNTSYGELENHGTTFVGFSFEQWRLEEMLRQMAGADGGPRDALTYFTDAETGSWYVCPSVAGLLAIAEPFMEDDED; encoded by the coding sequence ATGACTCATCAAAGTGGAATCACAGCCCTGGGTACCACTGATCACGTGTACCTGGAACTTGACCTTGTCGAAGGCAAGGATCCGAAGGAAGCAATCGGCAGCCTAGCTGCGACAATCAATCTCCCCACTACCGTCGGGGCCAACGCCGTGGTTGGCGTGCGCCCCGAACTGTGGGCCAAAGTCTCTGACGCACAGCACGTGCCTAACGACGTCCATGGGTTCAACGAACCTCTCAAAGGCACAGACGGGTATGAAATGCCCGCTACCCAGCATGATGCATGGGTGTGGGTAGCGTCGTTCTCTCGTTCTCAGGCGTTTGAGGTGTCTTCCTACGTTCTGAAGCAGCTCAAGGGGTACTTCAAGCTCGCTGATGAAACAGTCGGTTGGGCCTATGAGCTCAACCGCGACCTCACTGGCTTTGAAGACGGCACCGAGAACCCAGGTGCACTGGAAGCGCCTGGACTGGTCGGTGTTCCTACTGGTCAACCTGGTGCCGGCTCGTCTGTGTTGTTGTTCCAAAAGTGGAGCCATCGCATTCGTGAATGGTCCAACTTGTCTGTGGATAGGCAACAGGACGTGATCGGCCGTACTAAGCAAGACAGCGTCGAATTGCCTGACGATGTTAAGCCTGACTCGTCACACGTTTCTCGCACTGTGGTCGAAAAAGACGGAGAAGAACAAGATGTGTTCCGCCGCAACACCTCCTACGGGGAACTGGAAAATCACGGTACCACATTCGTTGGATTCTCGTTCGAGCAGTGGCGTTTGGAAGAAATGCTTCGCCAGATGGCCGGTGCCGATGGTGGCCCACGCGACGCTCTGACCTACTTCACCGATGCTGAAACCGGTTCGTGGTATGTGTGCCCATCGGTGGCTGGCCTGCTGGCTATTGCTGAGCCGTTCATGGAGGACGACGAAGACTAG
- a CDS encoding LysR family transcriptional regulator, with amino-acid sequence MELRYLESFEAVVRCGGFTKAAEDLHLAQPAISSHIKKLEQELGVTLLHRSRTVTLSAAGERFLPYVRQALADLDEGKRLMRAFRSVSAGHVRVAVTPLTGKFDLVSALSRFRTRYPGVTVSLRTGLIAELIHALGEGQVDVVIGPADADAAHSKHLQHQEIAPEHLVLITPLAGPRRVTSLKDVATEPFICLQPDSGLRQLLDQAFATFNAQPRVEFETHSPASIRELVTAGMGCALIAHSVAEAPGPAVQVHTLSGLPPHPPISALWKPDADPPIVRCVEELAC; translated from the coding sequence ATGGAACTGCGTTACTTGGAGTCTTTTGAGGCGGTTGTGCGTTGCGGTGGTTTCACTAAGGCCGCCGAGGACCTACACCTTGCTCAACCTGCGATTTCGTCTCACATCAAGAAGCTAGAGCAGGAGTTGGGAGTAACCCTGTTGCATCGCTCACGAACCGTCACGCTCAGCGCCGCCGGTGAGCGGTTTCTTCCCTATGTTCGCCAGGCTCTCGCTGATCTGGACGAAGGAAAACGCCTGATGCGAGCGTTCCGGTCGGTCTCGGCGGGTCATGTTCGGGTTGCAGTGACCCCACTAACAGGAAAATTTGACCTGGTGAGCGCGCTCAGTCGCTTCCGAACGCGCTATCCGGGTGTCACGGTATCGCTGCGCACTGGCCTCATCGCAGAGCTCATACACGCCCTTGGGGAAGGCCAGGTTGATGTGGTCATCGGCCCTGCCGATGCCGATGCCGCCCACTCCAAACATCTACAGCATCAAGAAATTGCACCTGAACACCTGGTTCTTATCACTCCCCTGGCGGGTCCTCGCCGCGTCACCTCATTAAAGGATGTGGCAACCGAACCCTTCATATGCCTGCAACCAGACAGCGGCCTGCGTCAACTCTTAGACCAGGCTTTCGCAACCTTCAACGCACAACCGCGCGTGGAGTTTGAAACGCACAGTCCTGCGAGTATTCGCGAGTTGGTTACGGCTGGGATGGGGTGCGCACTGATCGCGCACTCCGTGGCAGAAGCACCAGGTCCGGCGGTCCAGGTTCACACCCTGTCGGGCCTTCCCCCACACCCGCCAATCAGCGCTCTGTGGAAGCCGGACGCCGATCCGCCCATTGTTCGGTGTGTGGAAGAACTCGCCTGCTAA
- a CDS encoding aldo/keto reductase, whose amino-acid sequence MTSEHNFADTAVRHLGGLKTSALGFGCMGLSQGYGPVDDAESVAAIHAALDSGITMLDTAMSYGQGHNEELVGRAVASSGVPREQIQIATKFGIMRRDDGVGLDAHPDRIATYCDDSLRRLGTDTIDLYYLHRVDPQVPIEDSVDAMSDLVAQGKVRHLGVSEVTPDELRRAVGVHPIAAVQLEWSLMWREPERSIIPVARELGVGVVPYSPLGRGLLGGRLDASAVSESPFRANDPRFVDANLSANMQQVDALTTFSESRGMTVSQVALAWLLAQGDDVVPIPGTRKPERVRENAGAMRYGFSADDLVALEKAVPESEWVGDRKSFAVPVTKRG is encoded by the coding sequence ATGACATCAGAACACAACTTTGCAGATACGGCCGTCCGACATCTCGGCGGTTTGAAGACCTCAGCCCTTGGCTTTGGATGCATGGGCCTTTCCCAGGGGTACGGGCCCGTTGACGACGCCGAATCCGTTGCCGCTATTCATGCAGCTCTCGACTCTGGAATCACCATGCTCGACACCGCTATGAGTTACGGGCAAGGGCACAACGAAGAATTGGTTGGGCGAGCTGTGGCAAGCAGTGGCGTGCCGCGTGAGCAGATTCAGATCGCGACAAAGTTCGGCATCATGCGCCGCGACGACGGTGTTGGGCTGGACGCCCACCCCGACCGCATTGCCACCTACTGCGACGATTCCCTGCGCCGACTAGGAACCGACACCATCGACCTCTACTACCTGCACCGCGTGGACCCTCAGGTACCTATCGAAGACTCCGTTGATGCCATGAGTGATCTAGTAGCTCAAGGAAAAGTGCGCCATCTCGGGGTTTCCGAAGTCACACCCGATGAACTACGACGCGCTGTGGGTGTTCACCCCATCGCAGCAGTACAACTGGAATGGTCACTAATGTGGCGCGAACCCGAACGCAGCATTATCCCCGTTGCTCGTGAGCTCGGAGTGGGGGTTGTTCCCTACAGTCCGCTCGGGCGTGGGTTACTCGGTGGGCGACTGGACGCTAGCGCTGTTTCTGAAAGTCCGTTTCGCGCGAATGACCCGCGATTTGTTGACGCCAATCTGTCCGCCAATATGCAACAGGTAGATGCATTAACTACTTTTTCGGAATCACGGGGTATGACTGTTTCGCAGGTTGCTTTGGCCTGGCTGCTCGCCCAAGGCGATGACGTTGTTCCCATTCCCGGCACGCGCAAACCAGAACGAGTGCGTGAGAATGCGGGGGCGATGCGCTATGGCTTTAGTGCTGATGATCTTGTTGCGCTGGAAAAGGCTGTTCCAGAGAGTGAATGGGTGGGGGATCGGAAGTCGTTTGCTGTGCCAGTTACTAAGAGGGGGTGA
- a CDS encoding pentapeptide repeat-containing protein encodes MLAVIFIVGAAWCLYLAGHRDYERIAFVLMPTAGGMLTIWVAQGRFIEQQEREDKRQNERLESEAKMHDERLKSESEREHERLTAEAQKDRVQRSITQRIDLAEKLASAIEHLSSENELKQAAGVQEILFQIDDWYALIESEITGIGGDKAKKDSLEQEGLRHRQELFDIAYKFDTENMHVLKSRARGLKQRLREEGPYSLIKLDFSGMVIGCSIPVVGGDVYLDLRGIFANGFVMSNAKMSYVDLSDAHLELVVLESANLESAILHRAHLRSSNLNRANLESADLEGADLRLADLELANLRSADVRNADFKNTLLNAISIKDAKNWNQAKNLDIEM; translated from the coding sequence GTGCTTGCTGTCATTTTTATTGTTGGGGCAGCGTGGTGTCTATATCTGGCAGGGCATCGTGACTATGAGCGGATTGCTTTTGTATTGATGCCTACAGCTGGAGGTATGTTAACTATCTGGGTTGCTCAGGGACGTTTCATCGAGCAGCAGGAACGAGAAGATAAGCGACAAAATGAACGTCTTGAATCTGAGGCAAAGATGCATGATGAACGGCTTAAGTCAGAGTCTGAACGGGAGCATGAACGGCTAACGGCGGAGGCTCAAAAGGATAGGGTTCAGCGATCAATTACTCAGCGTATTGACCTTGCTGAAAAACTGGCATCGGCGATTGAACATTTATCCAGTGAAAATGAGCTCAAACAGGCTGCCGGGGTGCAAGAAATTTTATTCCAAATAGACGATTGGTATGCACTGATTGAATCGGAAATTACAGGAATTGGGGGAGATAAAGCTAAGAAAGATTCGCTAGAGCAAGAGGGCTTGCGTCATCGGCAGGAGCTCTTTGATATTGCTTATAAGTTTGATACTGAGAATATGCATGTGCTGAAGTCTCGCGCGAGAGGATTGAAGCAAAGACTTAGAGAAGAAGGTCCTTACTCTCTTATTAAATTAGACTTTTCTGGGATGGTGATTGGTTGCTCAATACCTGTGGTAGGAGGTGATGTCTATTTGGATTTAAGAGGTATCTTTGCCAATGGATTTGTGATGTCAAATGCTAAGATGTCCTATGTTGATCTTAGTGACGCGCACCTTGAGTTAGTTGTTTTAGAATCGGCTAACCTTGAGTCTGCTATACTGCACAGAGCTCATCTTAGGTCTTCCAATTTAAATAGGGCTAATCTTGAGTCGGCTGATTTGGAGGGGGCTGATCTTAGGTTGGCGGATTTAGAATTAGCCAACCTAAGATCAGCTGATGTGCGAAATGCTGACTTTAAAAATACACTTCTTAATGCTATTAGTATTAAGGATGCTAAAAATTGGAATCAGGCTAAAAATCTGGATATCGAAATGTAG
- a CDS encoding ABC transporter ATP-binding protein — protein MTSNTSKPMTEREAGRVALKELLKPISVRLLVARILAALGGVLAIAPYIALVKLGAVFYEAYSTGTEVDTVRVTTIVNILIGTFGARLACIGIALGVTHFADAKFAALVRERTIARVASAPLGWFTSTNAGKVRKALQDDISMVHALVAHQPVDVTQAMVTPVALAVYAFVIDWRLGLLTIATLPIYGLIMAIMMRGMGDKTVQVDNKLAQVSATMVEFVTGITVVKAFGTVGRAHKRYQDAADEFSAFYLDWTIPLLRSNAFANATVTIPLLLAINLGGGAAMAHAGWVEPADVLTTSLIALMLPYSIEVLGNTAWTYQTAGAAALRVTQALDIPILETRAGGDAQVDGAADENASGPVIAGSDVAYEDVSFSYGDVLAVDHASFELKEGTVTALVGPSGSGKSTLATLLARFNDPDSGRITLGGVDLKDIPSNKLYKHVAFVLQDPQLLRISLRDNIALGKPGASYEEVRETARSAHILDVIEALPDGFDTIYGSDQGLSGGQEQRIAIARALLIDAPVLILDEATAFTDPESEAEIQRALSTLVKGRTVLVIAHRPESIVGADRIIVVDRGRVVASGTHDELLEQPLYRALWQHAPAQEA, from the coding sequence ATGACGAGCAACACCAGTAAACCCATGACTGAGCGTGAAGCCGGAAGGGTTGCGCTGAAAGAACTACTCAAACCCATCTCGGTGCGTCTGCTTGTGGCGCGAATACTCGCGGCTCTGGGCGGTGTGCTCGCCATCGCCCCCTACATTGCACTGGTCAAACTCGGTGCGGTGTTTTATGAGGCATACTCCACCGGCACGGAGGTGGACACGGTGCGCGTCACCACCATTGTGAACATTCTGATCGGCACATTTGGTGCGCGGCTCGCGTGCATCGGCATTGCTTTGGGCGTGACGCATTTTGCAGATGCGAAATTCGCGGCACTCGTGCGTGAACGCACTATCGCACGTGTAGCCAGTGCGCCGCTTGGCTGGTTCACCTCTACCAATGCGGGAAAGGTGCGTAAAGCGCTGCAAGACGACATCTCCATGGTGCATGCTTTGGTGGCCCACCAGCCTGTGGATGTGACGCAGGCAATGGTCACTCCGGTTGCCCTAGCCGTCTATGCTTTTGTGATCGACTGGCGGCTCGGGTTGCTGACTATAGCAACATTGCCCATCTACGGGCTCATCATGGCCATAATGATGCGCGGCATGGGCGATAAAACCGTGCAAGTAGACAACAAACTCGCCCAGGTATCCGCCACCATGGTGGAATTTGTCACCGGCATTACCGTGGTCAAAGCCTTCGGTACCGTCGGGCGGGCACACAAACGCTACCAAGACGCAGCTGATGAATTCTCCGCCTTCTACCTCGACTGGACCATCCCGCTACTGCGCAGTAATGCTTTTGCCAACGCTACCGTGACCATTCCGCTGCTGCTGGCCATCAACCTGGGTGGGGGAGCGGCCATGGCGCATGCCGGGTGGGTGGAACCTGCCGACGTGCTGACCACCTCACTGATCGCCCTGATGCTGCCCTACTCCATTGAAGTATTGGGTAACACTGCGTGGACCTACCAAACCGCAGGTGCTGCCGCGCTCCGCGTGACGCAAGCGCTGGACATTCCGATTCTGGAGACGCGAGCTGGGGGAGATGCACAGGTCGATGGTGCTGCTGACGAGAATGCTAGTGGGCCTGTGATTGCAGGCTCGGATGTGGCCTATGAGGACGTGTCCTTCTCCTACGGGGATGTGCTGGCCGTGGACCACGCCAGTTTCGAACTGAAGGAAGGTACTGTTACCGCGTTGGTCGGCCCTTCCGGCTCGGGTAAATCCACGCTGGCAACCCTGCTGGCCCGGTTCAACGATCCCGATTCCGGCCGCATTACCTTGGGTGGTGTTGACTTAAAAGACATCCCTTCGAACAAGCTATACAAGCACGTTGCCTTCGTGCTGCAGGACCCGCAACTGCTGCGCATTTCACTGCGCGATAACATCGCTCTGGGCAAGCCCGGTGCCAGCTATGAAGAAGTCCGCGAGACCGCGCGCAGCGCCCATATCCTGGACGTGATTGAAGCGCTCCCCGACGGGTTTGACACCATCTACGGCTCCGATCAGGGACTTTCCGGTGGTCAGGAGCAACGCATCGCCATCGCCCGTGCCCTACTGATTGACGCCCCGGTACTCATCCTTGATGAGGCCACCGCTTTCACCGACCCCGAATCCGAAGCGGAAATCCAAAGAGCACTCAGCACGTTGGTCAAAGGCCGCACCGTGCTTGTGATCGCACACCGCCCCGAGTCCATTGTCGGCGCGGACCGCATCATCGTGGTTGATCGCGGGCGTGTGGTGGCCAGCGGAACTCACGATGAACTGCTCGAACAGCCGCTTTACCGTGCGCTTTGGCAGCACGCACCCGCCCAGGAGGCATAA
- a CDS encoding dynamin family protein has translation MDLTSIALNQALDYLGTFSPALYDEAQRIRHTLDAPPRIVVVGRLKSGKSTLVNALIGAPVAETAALEATNVVTVFQYGAPDRAEAVLLNGERLPITIQRGEVAALPAPVEEISFIHRWMPTASIKDFSLIDTPGLATLTVENEQRTRRILIDGYEQTKAMSVDADAAVFLFDATPRMDEVKFIKDLGFTSLNTLGVLSRADSFGEGALGERDPLEHARQHADTLAAQLSSSVLTVIPVAGLLAETSHTGVITENDARVMASLAEATEFDLIDIIASGGDAVEGGTGGDGAGAGGAGGTQQQEICRRVVRLIGEYGLFRARNVARRGASELNEWATTKSGVPELRQLLVTRFGKFATTHRAGRIVKEIESLAFSRQHPKDQILNLVSTMRTDPRLITVFLLLDLKAVQDTNPNTQLIQELTQLIAGDTFQEKLGLPVTASMWDVVNTAQQKLQWAHMESLSALTPAEDAALVTIQRAYNDLIRMAQRQ, from the coding sequence ATGGACCTCACATCAATCGCACTCAACCAAGCCCTCGACTACCTCGGCACCTTCAGCCCCGCGCTGTACGACGAGGCACAACGCATCCGCCACACTCTCGACGCCCCGCCACGCATTGTGGTGGTCGGGCGCCTCAAATCAGGCAAATCCACGCTGGTCAATGCCCTGATCGGCGCTCCCGTGGCCGAAACCGCTGCGCTCGAAGCCACCAACGTGGTCACCGTCTTCCAATACGGCGCACCCGACCGCGCCGAAGCCGTTCTTCTGAACGGCGAACGCCTACCCATCACCATCCAGCGCGGCGAAGTGGCGGCGCTCCCCGCGCCTGTTGAAGAAATTAGCTTCATCCACCGCTGGATGCCCACCGCCTCGATCAAAGACTTCTCGCTGATCGACACCCCCGGTCTTGCCACGTTGACCGTGGAAAACGAACAACGCACCCGGCGCATCCTCATCGACGGCTACGAACAAACCAAAGCCATGTCCGTGGATGCCGATGCCGCCGTCTTCCTGTTCGATGCCACCCCGCGCATGGATGAAGTGAAGTTCATCAAGGATTTGGGATTCACCTCCCTGAACACACTCGGTGTGCTCTCCCGTGCTGACTCCTTCGGTGAAGGTGCACTCGGCGAACGCGACCCCCTCGAACACGCACGCCAACACGCCGACACCCTGGCCGCGCAACTCTCAAGCTCCGTGCTCACCGTTATCCCCGTTGCTGGATTGCTCGCCGAAACCTCTCACACCGGTGTAATCACGGAAAACGACGCCCGCGTCATGGCCAGCCTCGCTGAGGCCACCGAATTTGACCTCATCGACATCATTGCTTCTGGAGGTGACGCTGTTGAGGGTGGCACCGGCGGTGATGGTGCCGGTGCGGGTGGTGCCGGTGGGACGCAACAGCAGGAGATCTGCAGACGCGTTGTAAGACTCATTGGTGAATATGGGCTATTCCGCGCCCGCAACGTCGCCCGTCGAGGTGCCAGTGAACTCAACGAATGGGCCACCACCAAATCCGGCGTACCCGAGCTGCGGCAATTACTGGTCACGCGCTTTGGCAAGTTCGCCACCACACACCGTGCTGGGCGCATAGTTAAAGAAATAGAAAGCCTGGCTTTTAGTAGGCAACACCCCAAAGATCAGATACTCAACCTGGTCTCCACCATGCGCACCGACCCGCGTCTGATCACCGTGTTCCTGCTCCTGGATTTGAAAGCAGTCCAAGACACCAACCCCAACACCCAGCTCATCCAAGAACTGACCCAGCTGATTGCCGGAGACACCTTCCAAGAAAAACTTGGGCTCCCCGTTACGGCATCAATGTGGGACGTAGTGAACACCGCCCAGCAGAAACTCCAATGGGCACACATGGAATCCCTCTCCGCCCTCACCCCCGCAGAAGACGCGGCACTCGTGACCATCCAACGCGCCTACAACGACCTCATCCGCATGGCGCAGAGGCAGTGA
- a CDS encoding TetR/AcrR family transcriptional regulator — protein sequence MVTPRLGRKTGPKPKFTSEDAVMAALRLGIDRFTIAGVATQLGVATSAVYRLFDNRDALVHACLAHAGRSMTPPPNGLSWQDILRHAAEEVWACCEKYPGLDITIFQFPSAFTHIEDYLRNIVGQLVAAGLSEEQAAFAFDFIGDTTIACHIGVAALRQVGDDGRTGIEVVRDRTTHTSVFVPDPSWTDRGTLDRKVEFIIRGMEKEVEG from the coding sequence ATGGTCACACCACGACTCGGCCGCAAAACCGGCCCCAAACCTAAATTCACCAGTGAAGACGCTGTTATGGCTGCACTCCGCCTCGGCATTGACCGCTTCACCATCGCTGGTGTGGCCACCCAACTCGGCGTGGCTACCTCGGCCGTCTACCGGCTCTTTGACAACCGGGACGCCCTCGTCCACGCCTGCCTTGCCCATGCTGGGCGCTCCATGACACCACCACCCAACGGACTGAGCTGGCAAGATATCCTCCGCCATGCAGCCGAAGAAGTATGGGCATGCTGCGAAAAATACCCCGGCCTGGACATCACCATCTTCCAGTTTCCCAGTGCATTCACGCACATTGAGGACTACCTTCGAAATATTGTGGGCCAACTTGTGGCGGCAGGGCTCAGCGAAGAACAAGCCGCCTTCGCCTTCGACTTCATTGGAGACACCACCATTGCCTGCCACATCGGTGTTGCAGCGCTCCGGCAGGTTGGTGATGACGGCCGAACCGGTATTGAGGTTGTGCGTGATCGTACCACCCATACCAGCGTCTTCGTCCCCGATCCCAGCTGGACCGACCGTGGGACGCTTGACCGGAAAGTCGAGTTCATTATTCGGGGGATGGAAAAGGAGGTGGAAGGTTAG